The Lutra lutra chromosome 7, mLutLut1.2, whole genome shotgun sequence genome segment TGTCCCCGAAGTGCAGAGGACAAGCCCAGCCTGAGGCGGGTTCCTCTgaggccccctccccctccaacccccTGTAGTGCACTCTGTGCTGCCCGAGTGGCTGCACCTCAGTCAGGCCGCAGGGTtgtcctcccacccctgctgtcGGGCTTGCGCTTACGTGGAAGTAAAAATGCCTTTTGTCATTAGACCTGCCTTGTTTTCGATTCGATTAAAAATGGCCTTTCTGAGCCCCATCCGTTCTAAGGAGTGAGTGTGGACGGCTCCAGGGACAGGAGCACCGGCCCCGCGTGGAGAGGGCGCCGGCAGCGTGGCGGGCGTGGAGCCGGTCGGCTCGCCCTGCGGCTTCGCTTTCCCCACTCAGCAGTCGTCTCGCCTCGCGCCCCACTCTCTGCCACGGGGCAGTCACACACTCTGTTCTAATGTGCGGTGAGACTTGATGTCCTCTCGGTCTTGTCTGACGCTCTCCCGTTGCAGACAACATGCCAGTCTGGCCGGCACACTGAGCGGCCACGCGTCGTGGGTGCTGAACGTTGCCTTTTGTCCCGATGACACACACTTCGTTTCCAGGTACGTGTGGTTCTCAGCAGCTCCCTACATGCTAAGAAGGTGAAAGTCATCGTTTATGTATCGCCTTAAGATCTGAACGGTCTGGCCCTTTGTCATTCAGGTAGACTTTGTTTTCTGCGTTGGTTTTGTCggtggttggggttttttttaagttacgCAGGTAGTTAATTGTTTTTCACCAGAACAAAGATGGATTCTTTGGAACAGTTCAACTTTGAGTGTTTTCTTATAAATCTAGGCTTCCACATGTAGGGACTTTAGGGATCTCTGCGGTCCAGTAGTCACGTACACTGCATACCTCTGTGTGCAGAAGTCGTGCCTTTGGAGCCTGTGTCGCTCAGGCCGAGGACGGCCAGCTTCTAGCGTCACACAGCTACAGAAGCCTCTTCCTTTAGAAGTAGCCTTCAGTGGGGGctttcccagccctgcccccaccgaCCTGGAAACAGGCTCACGTGTCTGAGACTCCCGATGGGAACCCAGGGATAAGGACTGGGCAGATGAGAACTTGAGGGACGTGGCCGCTTCGCGTGTAGGAAAAGCCACCAGAGAGGCCAGCACCCAGAGCTCCCTGGGGCCCCTGCTGGCCAGGAGGCACACAGGTGGGCAGAGTGTAGATGAGCGAAGGAGGGTGGAGTTTCTGGTCAGATTCCTTCCAACTTAAAACCAGAATACAAACTGTTTTGATACTAATGTTCTCTTCTGCACATAGTTCATCCGACAAAAGTGTGAAAGTTTGGGACGTTGGAACGAGAACGTGTGTGCACACCTTCTTCGACCACCAGGATCAGGTACGGCAAGAGTTCACGTTCGCGTTCCTTTGTCTTTGGTTCCTGGCATTGTCTGAGTGCCGCCGACGACACCCGTCCCCGTTCCCGGCCTGCTGCTGGGCTGCTCTCCCTGCGTGGGTGGTCCGACAGCCAGTGTCCCGCGTGCACCGTCTGCGCCCTCGGCCTGGAGAGCTGTGAGATGTGATGCCCCCTCGGGGGCCAGAACACACAGCGCTAGCCGCATGGCCGTCCAGTTTTGCCCAGAGCGTGCCAGGAACACTCTTCCTGGTGCCACCTGCCGTGGCTGGCTCGGGAAGGGCCTCCCTCAGAAGTGCCTggtgctctggggcacctggtggctcagtcggttaggagtctgccttcggctcaggtcatgatcccagggtgttgggattgagtcctgcattgggctccctgctcagcggggagtctgtttcttcctctcctctctgctcatgcgtgtgccctctctctcaaataattttttttttaagtgcccatTGCTCAGACACACACTACTTGTTCTTAGAGGTGTCCACAGAAGTGGTGTgatgtcttcttttttataaCATACCCAAAGCCATAAATTCTTATAGGTTGTTTCGCTTTAAGCAACATTGGTAACTTTTGCTTCAGTCTTTGAGGAGGAAGGGACTCTGCGCTCCCCCAACCTTTTTGTCTATGCCAGCGTGGATGTGAAAGGAGCTAGGGCTCCAGGGAAAGGCAGGAGTCCACACAGCGTCTGCTCCTACATTTCTAAGCAGCTCCAAGTGAGGCCCATGTTGCTGGTCCCAAGTAGCAAGTCTCAGGAAACTGGTCACTTTAGGGAACAAAATGCCTATGGCGGTAAAAAAGTggcttctaatatttttaatgaagattctgggggttttatttttcattttgtcttttttttttttaagtaacggggggcttgaactcacaaccccaagatcaagttcCCACGTTctgccgactgagccagccgggcgccctgATGGGCTCTTTGGAACGTAGCTTAACGCTGACGTTGCTGTTCCTGTGCTCTCGCGTCTGATCCGAAATCATTGCTGATGAACTTGGGGGGTTCATCTTGATAGTTCACCGCGAGGGTAAAGCCTCCCTGTGGGCTTGTTTCCCTGCACGTGAGGCTCAGAGCATGCTGTCGTCTCAAAAGCGCCGCTGGGGTAGAAGGGAGGTCATCGGCCCACCCAGTGACAACACTGGGCTCAGGGCTGGAACCCCCACTTGGGGTCAGAGTGACAGGCTGACCCGGTCCAACTCCAGCCACATCACCTTTGTCAAACCACTGCCCCGTGCTGGTTGCTGGCTCAGCTCCAGGGCCTGGCAGGCTCCAAGGGCTTTAGAGATCATCCCCGGCTGGGGGCGGGGCACGGGACTGAGGGGACGCCCCAGGGTAGTCGTGGGCCACCTTCTTTCTGGAGACGTGAATGAGAGCCCATGCTGGTCCCTTGCAGATGCCCGCTTCATGGCATGAGGTCGGGACTCCCCAGAATCCGAAACTCTGAACGTTTATGGAGTGCGGGAGGGGTGCGGGAGGTGAGGGAGTGATAAACAGTAGCAACGCAGGTGCCGGGTCAGGGGAGGCCCCATTCTCGCTGGCTCAGCACCAGAACCGTCTGTCTCGATTCAGTCTAGTGAGAGGACACAAGCGTGTTTGTTTGTAAAGAATAAAGGCATTAGAGGGgcaggcgcctgagtggctcagtgggttacagcgtctgccttcagctcaggtcctgatcccagggtcttgggatcaagccccgcattgggtttactcagcagggagcctgcttcccccccacccctgcctgtctgcctgcttgtgatctctgtcaaataaatttaaaaatttttaatttttttaaaaaggatacaggcattagaacttttttttttttatttacaggTCTGGGGAGTAAAATACAACGGAAATGGCTCAAAAATTGTGTCCGTGGGCGATGACCAGGAAATCCATGTCTACGATTGCCCTGTGTAAACGCCACTCTCAGACCGGTGTGTACATCGTGACATTCCTTAACCTTTCTAGCATTTATTGGAGCAGAAACCTAAATTTTGTAGATACAGATCAGTCTTTTCATGTTCTATTAGAAATGCTGTTCGTGCTCGAACATAAAGTGTTCATAACACAAACCCCATGTTCATGAACAGGCTTTTTCAGCTGCCCTGGTGTGGGTGGGAGAGCGGGAGGGGTGTCTGCCCCAGAGATGGCGGGATCCGGCGCTCACCGGCCCTCCCAGCCAAGAAGCCCAGGCTTGCTCTCCAGAGGGTTGAGCCCCACACACTGCCAGTCTCAGAGTGGGGTCCTGAAGGGAATGGGGTTTTGCCCCACTAGGGATGCTCTGGAGTCCTGTCTGGGCATCTACTGAGAGCCTGAGCACGTCATCTGCCACACTGTGCACCTGATGGCTGCACAGAGGGCTGTGGCCTGTGGTGGACCCTACTGCCTCTGCGATGTCCCCAGGCTCCAGCCCCGCCTCCGGCACGCCAGAGACCGGTGCCCCTTCAGCGGGGCCTGTGTGAAAATGGCTCACTCTGAAGATGATTGCTTCTTTTTAATGACTTCATATGCCTGTGAGATTGCATGCTTGTCCCCCAGTCCCATCACCCTCCGGATGAAGCCcgtgcccctctcctgctccttggCCGCCCTCCTGTAAGCACAGCCGTGGACGCTTCCCCCGCCCAGCATCGGCACTCACCCCACCTCGGGTCCAAGCTCCCGTCCGCTGGTGCGAGGCAGGCTGGCCCGTTAACACCCATTGGGGAGCTCCCGAAAACGTAACGAAAACGTAAACAAAGCCACTTGTCTCTCATCCCAGCTCAGGTTTAATTTTGCAGTGATGGGTGTACAGGGGGAGTGAGTTTTAGGCAACACCCTCCAGATCCCATCCCCACGACCAGGGATGGGGAGCTGAACGTAGTTCCGCCCCCCAGCAGTCGCTTGGTGGGGAAGACCAGGGAGTTGTGGTCCATTTGTGGACGGGTTTTCACACGGGCTTGGTTGGAAGAGTAGCTTTAAGGTCTGTCCTGATCGATGGTCAAAGCAGGGACCATTCTGAGCAAGTGGCACCCACCCGCCCGGTCCTGCTGGAGCCTGGTCCCCCCCACACGAGCCAGCTCAGCCCAACTGCGTGGGCCTGATGGACCCTCCACCCCGCTCCGGCGGCCCCTGGCGTCAGACTCTGCTTCTCCAGAACCAGGCGTAGGCGGTCTGGTGAGCGAGCGGCTTCTGCCCTCACCCAGCCACATCTAAAGCATTTTCTGACCCCAACGGCCATGGGAGGGAAGGGACCGGTGATGGCTGGGGCTGCGGCAACTCCACGTGAGCTGTGGCCGCCTGCTGGGAGTGAAGCAGTGAGGACAGTCCGTCGGGGCAGGCGGCCTACGCCACCATGCACAACAGAGTCCTGCCCGAGCAGGAAGCCGTGTCCCGTGGCCACGCAGCCAGAGGAACGACCTCTGGGAGGGGGTGCGGATGTACATCTGTGCCTTCCCAGCCTGGGCTGCTGCTCCCGTGGCCACTGCCCCCGTGGCCACTGCCGAGGCTGCAGGGTGTGTGGGGGTGTCCTTTTCTTCACGGTAAGCACTCGGGTGGGAGAGCACTGCAGAGGCTGCCGGTAGGAAGTCCTCACGACCACAAACAAGGTGCAGGGCCCCAGCAAACAGTTATGTTAGCCTGGTGTGTCCTCATAAGACCAGGAAGCTTCCAGAAATTTCCGAGAGATGATCACACACACCCACTGCAGCCCCAGAGCAGCAGCAAGGCTGGCGCCCCGCAGCCCTCGCCCTGTGAACCAGGCCCCGGGGCTGAGCACAGGCCACAGACGTGCTTCTGTTCTGGAACAGGATCTTCTAGAATCTAGATGCAGCAGCcctggaggcagggcagggaagccGCGCCTGGGGCACTGCCCAGGGCCCTGCTGGGGGCTGCCCTGGTGGACAGGACACAGCAGAGCCCCCAGGAACAAGTGTCAGTGCCGTCCCTGGCATCTCAGAAGTGTCCTGAAAACGTGAATAAGCAGATCCGTGTGCAGACTGGGAGTCACACTTGAAACGTTTCAATATAAATTAAGCTATAACTTAAGTGACaaccaaagtaaaacaaaagaaaaaccaagaagaCACTCAGCGCCTGAGATGAACACATACACAGGACACCCCAGACACGAGGCCGTCAGGCAATGCCATTTTCATTGTGCCAACGTTACACTCGGTGCTTGCGCGGCCGCTCACGCCGTCTGGCACTGCACCCCAGCCCGCGGCCCGTCGTCGTCGTCCTCGTAGGCCTCCCGCTGCTGCCGCCAGTTCTGCTCACCGGGGCTGAACTCCTTCAGCTCCGCCTGGTCCATATCGTCCGTGACCCTCACCTTCTGCCGGGGGGGCAGCAGGGCCTCCAGCTGCGGGAGCTTGTCCTGAGGCAGCCAGTGTTTCTCGGGAAAGACGACCTGCGGGGGCGAGGAGCGAGCTGTGGCGGCGGCCCTGGCGCCGAGGCCCGCCCGGACCCCGCCCGCGGCAGCCACACTCAGGAACTTACGAGGAACTGGATGATCAGGGTCCCCTTCTCCGGGGCCGCTTTGTAGACGGGCATCCCTTCGTTGCGCACACACCTCAGGTCCCCGTGCCGGATCACCTCGCCTGCCGCAGAGAAGGCTCAGTCAGGAGCGGGAAGGCCCtgcccaggctgggggtggggacacgCCGGGTTGGCGCCCGGCCCCTCCAGCGCAAGGTGAACGAGTGTGAAAAGCCAACCAGGAACCAGACCTGGGGTCGGGGCTGGAGACGGTCCAGCCCACAGTGGGGTCTGCCGCGACAACTTTCAAAAGGCACCACGGGGTTTGGGCCCCAGAACTGCAGAGCTGCACATCTGAAAATCCCATCTCCCCCAACAGAAAGAAAGGGCCCAAGAGTCCCCCTCGAGATAAGCTGTTCAGCCCGGCAGTGACGACACAGACAAGGGAGTGAACCTgcagaggagtgggggaaggggtgccAAACGCGGATTGCGGGGCAGCCCGCTCCCCACCGCAGACTCGGCAAGGGGGAGGCACCGAGGACCTTCTCGGGGGGCATGCAGGGGGCACGGGGCCTTCAGCCGCAGGTCCTTCAGTGGTCCTGTGTGCTAGAAAGTTctgtctcagggcgcctgggtggctcagtgggttaagccgctgccttcggctcaggtcatgatctcagggtcctgggatcgagtcccgcattgggttctctgctcggcagggatcctgcttccctctctctctctctctctgcctgcctctccatctacttgtgatctctctctctcaaataaataaaatcttaaaaaaaaaagaactgtctcCGCTCCTACCCCTCACGCTCCTGCCTCTGACTGACCGGGCCGGGAAGCCACCTGCAGAAGCCGCCCCCACCCCTGTCGGCTGCCAGGGCACCTTCCCCACCCTTCCCAAGTCTCTGTGCCTTGACAGCAGAAAGAGGAGACAGCAGCAGCGAAGGGACGAGAAGTAAGACGCAGCTACAAGACGGCGCGGGAGGACAGGACACGGAGCAGCGTCAGCGAGCAAGACGGACAAGAGAGGTCTCTGGCAGAAGGTTCACCCAAGCCCCGGCCCCTCCTGTCACCACGCTAGGAACAGcgtctctcctctgccccaggccACCAGCAGGGTACTGCCCGTGCGCAGTGGGACGCCAGGAGCCCTGCAACCGTGAGGCTTCCCACGACTCCTGCGGACGCTGGCCTGTCACACCCTTGGTGCCACAGTCAGGCCTGGGGCCACATGAGCAGACCCTGAACCCACACCTGCTTGCGACCTTCTCCCCTCAAGCAGGGAGGAACTAGGGACCTGGGAGGGGCCACGGCTTGCGGCTTCACACGGGCATTGCCTTACAGCACGGTGCCCAAATGGGCTTCAGTCGACAGGAGGGGATGACCTTGGTACtgtttatttttacaactttctgtgagtttgaagtttccaaataaaaagtttttttaaaaaagaagaaactccgATCGAGGCTTGGATATAGAATCCATATCCTTTTAcgtacagaaaaggagaaaacagtacagaaggaagcagcagaaaaacCGAACGAGGccaatgggaaggaaggaagcacatGGAGGCCGGGCCCCTCTATGGTCTGCGCACCCGGCACTGGCCATCGCCACGCAGGGACAGGCAGGTCACGACCCACCCAGCCCCAACAGAGGCCCGCTGCAAGCTATTCCCTGACCCTGGCGGGGAGGACGTGGGTGTGGCAAGGGGACCAGAGAAGCTCCACTAGTGGCCAGAGTGTCAGCCAGCACCACCCCAACCCAGACGCACTCTGACAGATGAGCGGCCTCCATGTTGCCAGAGGTGGCTTCGTGTGTGCTGGGTGCACGCGCCCTGGAGGACACTGGCAGTCCTCAGTGCTGCCCCCCTGGCCTGTGTGTGTGAGCAGCCGAGGCCAAGCTGACGGGCAAGGTCTTCTCAGGGAAACTGGACCAGACAGTGTCTCCCATGTGCCCACAGCACGGAAGCTGGAGGGGCGCGCGCAGGACAGTCCACCGCCATCTGCTTCCCACACTAAGTTTTTCAAGCTTGAGGTATGGGGCTTGGCCCCAAGATTCCTGCTGGGGGCCCTCCCCCCGATTTGGAATACTTTCTAGGAGCATATTTAAAGAGCTCATAAAGTTCTCCAGTCATCAGCAGTGACTCTAAACTTGAGAGCAAAGGACGTGGTGCTGACGTCAGGGGTGAAGCGGGGCTAGTGGCCAGCAGCGTCCCAGACGCACCCACCCAGCCCAGCACTCAGACGCGCCTCTGAAACCTTACCCGACTTGGACGTGATCATGAGGATTCGATCATCCAGTGTTTTTAGCGTCTTCTTGAAGCCACAGAGGGCTTCAGAaagctgaattttcattttcatgatcaAGTCGTGGCCGCGCCTCTGAAAGACACTATGATCCTTCTGATCAAGCACAATTATGACATCGCCAGGCTCCAGCTCAGGCTCCTGGTCTCCTTCTCCATGAAACAGAATCTTTTGCCCATCTTTCATACCTGTGAGACATCATCCTTTCTGATTAGCATTTCTCTTAAAAACCATGCACTCTACAAAGCTCTGAAGATGGCACACAGCCCGTTGGGGACTTTGACTCATCAGACCTCCTGAGCTCGTGGGCACGAGCATCCGAGCAGTGGCTGGGATCGCCACGCCTCCCCCCGCACACCCACCACCGCGCACCCAGGTCACCATCCACTTCCTGCTGCGCCCCGGGGCCTGGCTCTGGGGGCATGCACAGTCACGTGCTTCAGCAGAAGTCCTGGAAAAACACCCTCCTGGTGTTAATTTGTACACTTTGGTCTCATCTCTCATTAGTTCATATTCACCGGATTAGGAACTCACAGAATAACGCAAAAGTACCTGGAGAGCAGCTAACCACAAGAAAAGCCTTACAATGACGGTGTCAGGCACACggagatgtggggggggggggcataccTGGGAGCATCTGGGCAGTGGGGCGACCAGGTGCAGGAAGGAGCCCTCTGGCCAGCAATCGGCCAAGACGGTCAAGAATGATTCCAAGGGAATGGTTTGAGAAGGGGAGGGTAGTTAACCAAACTCAAGGTCAAGCACCTTTCAGAGCACATGAAAACCTTCAAAAGGGGTTGTTTTGACCTGGGAGAAGCCAGCTGCAGCATACAGACTGGCTGGTGACCGGCACTGCAGTGAAGCCGGGAGGGCGGAGTGGCGGGACCAGCGTCTGCGGCGCTGTGCTCCAGGTCCCAGACGCCTGACCTGTGCGCCCCACGGTCAGCCACCAGCAGCACACCGAGCGGGGGGAGCGCCTAGCTGTGCGGCctcacctttctccacatgcaCCTCGATAATCTTCTTCTCGCGGATCACCTTGGAGCCACTGCAGCTGTCGCAGCGGTCCTTGGGGCTGATGCGCTCGCCCTGGCCCTTGCACTCGATGCACACGGTCTGGATCTGCTGCACCATGCCCGGCCCGATCTGCTGGATGTGAATCTGCATGCCACGGCCCTTGCACAAGGGGCACTTCTCCACAGACCCCTTCTTCCCGCCGACGCCTGCAGGGGACACGGGACTGAGAGCCGGGCTCCTCCACGTGCGGCCCGTGCCCCTGCCAACAAGGGCAGTCAGCAGCCCTTCCACGGGACACCAGGGTTGGAACTCTGTCTCCAGTCTTGGTCAGCAGTATATAGTCTGGAGGATTCTAACCCAGGCAAGGAACATCCAGACATTCCAGACATTAACACGTGACTGTGAGTATCCGCGGCTTTGGCTGAGCCGGCCACGTTCATTACATGAGTTTCACGAGCTGGGCCTCCTGGTGGCCAAGGGGGCTGGGCTGAGAGACTGGAGGGCAGCAGCCCCACTCGGCCAGCTCAAGACAATGTGCATCTGAGGTC includes the following:
- the DNAJA4 gene encoding dnaJ homolog subfamily A member 4 isoform X2, with the protein product MTQSRSQGPAAGNAVRGGDRNEFPVWEQPPCSVPGGPLPTEQFKLISQAYEVLSDPKKRDIYDQGGEQAIKEGGSGSPSFSSPMDIFDMFFGGGGRMARERRGKNVVHQLSVTLEDLYNGVTKKLALQKNVICEKCEGVGGKKGSVEKCPLCKGRGMQIHIQQIGPGMVQQIQTVCIECKGQGERISPKDRCDSCSGSKVIREKKIIEVHVEKGMKDGQKILFHGEGDQEPELEPGDVIIVLDQKDHSVFQRRGHDLIMKMKIQLSEALCGFKKTLKTLDDRILMITSKSGEVIRHGDLRCVRNEGMPVYKAAPEKGTLIIQFLVVFPEKHWLPQDKLPQLEALLPPRQKVRVTDDMDQAELKEFSPGEQNWRQQREAYEDDDDGPRAGVQCQTA
- the DNAJA4 gene encoding dnaJ homolog subfamily A member 4 isoform X1, whose amino-acid sequence is MARGGGQSWSSGESDGQPEERAAEETGDKMVKETQYYDILGVKPSASPEEIKKAYRKLALKFHPDKNPDEGEKFKLISQAYEVLSDPKKRDIYDQGGEQAIKEGGSGSPSFSSPMDIFDMFFGGGGRMARERRGKNVVHQLSVTLEDLYNGVTKKLALQKNVICEKCEGVGGKKGSVEKCPLCKGRGMQIHIQQIGPGMVQQIQTVCIECKGQGERISPKDRCDSCSGSKVIREKKIIEVHVEKGMKDGQKILFHGEGDQEPELEPGDVIIVLDQKDHSVFQRRGHDLIMKMKIQLSEALCGFKKTLKTLDDRILMITSKSGEVIRHGDLRCVRNEGMPVYKAAPEKGTLIIQFLVVFPEKHWLPQDKLPQLEALLPPRQKVRVTDDMDQAELKEFSPGEQNWRQQREAYEDDDDGPRAGVQCQTA